Genomic segment of Sodaliphilus pleomorphus:
TCGACTATGGCAACGTGGTGAGATACGACATCTATCTCGACGGCGAGCTGGTGGCTCACAGCGACTCGTCGGTGTGCGTGCTGCCCAACGTGAGCACGGGCAACCACACAGTGGGCATCAAGGCCATCTACAAGAACGCATCGTCGTCCACCACCGAGTACAATATCAACGTGACAGGCGTGCAGCAGTTGACCGTTGCCACACCGTCGCAGGCGCCAGCCACCTACTACAACGTGCTGGGCCAGGCAATACCCGACATCGACAGCTATCACGGCATTGCCATCAAAAAACAAGGTAACAACGTAACTAAAATCATGCGATAACAATGATGAAAAAAACAACTATCATATTAATGTTTCTGGCTGTTGCCATCGCTGCGATGGCCCAGTGGCCGGCACCAAGCCGGGCAGTGTCGTCGACGCAGCGCGTGGTGGGCTACACGACCAGCGATGCCATCGACAAGCAGAATGTGGGCACGGGCTATGCCGGCACCCACGCAGTGGGCGCGCTGGTCCCGGCCGACATGCTCAAGCCCTATGTGGGCTGCAAGGTGGTGGGGCTGCGCTTTGCCCTGGGCGCCTCGGCCACGACCAGCCGTGTGTTTGTGCGCCCGCTCGACAGCGAGGGCATTCTGGCCGACGCCGACTCGGTGACACAGAGCGTGTGGCACCCGCACTCGGGTTGGAACGAAGTGATGCTCAACGGCGTGAAGGGCTACACAATACGCCAGGGCGAGGGCCTGTTTTTCGGTTTCGACGTGACCGAGACCGCCGAGCAGGCACAAACCAAGACCGGAATACTGGCCACGGCCGACGGGTCGCAGTCCTATGGCTTCCTCGTGCTGGGCAACTTCGGGTCGGGCGAGGGCCTCTATGCCATCAACGGCAAGGGGCTGCTGTGTGTGCAGCTCATCGTCGACATCTCGTCACTGCCCAGCAAGTCGATGAAATTCACCCACATGACCAATGGTTACCAGTATAAGCAACCGGGCGACCTCATCGACTTCTTTGTGCAATATCAAAACACTGGGCGCGACACCATAAGAAACTACACCATCAACTACACCCTCGACGGCGGCCAGCCCGTGAACCTCGACACGGCCGATGTGGTGGCAGGCGGCGCACTCTCGTCGATAGAGCGCGTGTTCAACCTGCCGGCCGACATTGCCTCGGGACCGCACGTGCTGCGCGTCTACATCACGCAGGCCGACGGCGTGCCCATGGGCGACGACACCTTTATCGCCGACACCTTCAGTGTGTATCGCGAGAAGTATGCCCGCCAGCAGACCTATCTCGAGCAGTATGCCGACGCGGCCTCGCCCTACACGGCAGGCTGCTTCGATGCCATGGCCACAGCAGTGCAGGGTCTGAAAGGCAACGTGGCCTATGTCAACATCTATCGCGAGGGCAACCCGCTGGCTTGCGACAAGGCCGGCAGCCTGTGCCAGGACTATGCCTACACCTATCCCAGCTTCACGATGGACCGCTCCTACTACCCGGGCGAGGCCCATGTGGCCTACGACCTCAACTACTATGTGCTCACGGCACCTGCCCTTGTTGCCGGCATGATGCAAGAGTTGTTGCAAGACGAGCATTCCAACCCGGCGTTTGCCCAGTTGCAGATAGCTCCGCAATATGACGCCGCCACGCGCAACCTCACCCTCACGGTGAGCGGCACAACCACGAGCGAGGCTCCGGCCATCTTTGGCGACCTGGGGCTCACGCTCATGCTCACCGAGGACAGCGTGGCCTCGCCGCAGGCCGTCTACAACGCGGCCACAGGCTCCACGAGCACCGTGAGGCAGTACATGCACAACCATGTGTTGCGCGACGTGCTCACCGCCGTGCGCGGCGACAAGCTGCAACTGCAAGGCAATGCCTTCACGGCCACCTACTCGACCACCCTGCCAGCCGGCGTGAACCCGGCCCGCATGACGGCAGTGGCAATGGTGAGCCGCTATGTCGACCCGTCGGGCAGCAGCACGGTGGGCCTCAAGCACATGGACATACTCAATGCCAACAGCATCTCGCTCAAGGATGCGGTCACAGGCCTCGCCGTCACCCGCGTGACCCCGGCCGGGCCGGTATTGTACTACACGCTCGATGGCCGCCAAGTGACCCCGAGCGAAGCCACCCATGGCATCTACATCGTGAAACAGGCCAACGGCCAATACAAGAAAATCATGCGTTAACCCTTTGGAACACCTCCTGGGCACGGGCCACCTACCCATGCCCAGGTATACCCTTTTATTTTATAATCTTAACACAAAAAGCTTATGAAAAAAATCAATCTTTTGATTGCATTTGTCCTCACCCTGTTGGGAGTGTCGACGGCCTCGGCCGAGGTCTACAGTCCCTACACGGTCGACTTCAACACTGCAATTTCAACCAGCACCTACAGCTTCACGGTAGCAAAAGGGTGGGATCACATCCCCGACTACTACTTTGACAGCGAGAGCTACGACAGCTACTACCCCACCTACACCTACAGCAGCACCGGCGGCCGCAACGGCAGCGGAGCGCTCAAGGTCTCTGACCAGACCAATGTGGGCGAAGGGTGGTCGGGCGGCAAAACGACCGACCTGCTTGTGACGCCCTACATCAAGGGGAAATCGTCGATTTATGTAAAGAAGGCAGCCAACAACGGCACCATAGCCTTCTATAGCGTGAAACAGAGCAGCAACGGCACTCTGACCAAGGGCTCGACTATTGCAGTCACCCTGCCCGAGCTGTCGACAACCGACTATGTGAAAGTCGACATTCCGCGTCAAGACAGCGCCCGCATCGGCATCTATGCCAGCAATGTGTGGATCGACGACTTCGAGGCCGACTCGGCACTCATCACCAAGAAGCGTGCCTTGAAGCTGTCGCAGGTGATCAATGTGCTCTATCGCGGCTCGAGCACGGGCAATGAGGACGTTGACGCCAACGGC
This window contains:
- a CDS encoding Omp28-related outer membrane protein, with amino-acid sequence MMKKTTIILMFLAVAIAAMAQWPAPSRAVSSTQRVVGYTTSDAIDKQNVGTGYAGTHAVGALVPADMLKPYVGCKVVGLRFALGASATTSRVFVRPLDSEGILADADSVTQSVWHPHSGWNEVMLNGVKGYTIRQGEGLFFGFDVTETAEQAQTKTGILATADGSQSYGFLVLGNFGSGEGLYAINGKGLLCVQLIVDISSLPSKSMKFTHMTNGYQYKQPGDLIDFFVQYQNTGRDTIRNYTINYTLDGGQPVNLDTADVVAGGALSSIERVFNLPADIASGPHVLRVYITQADGVPMGDDTFIADTFSVYREKYARQQTYLEQYADAASPYTAGCFDAMATAVQGLKGNVAYVNIYREGNPLACDKAGSLCQDYAYTYPSFTMDRSYYPGEAHVAYDLNYYVLTAPALVAGMMQELLQDEHSNPAFAQLQIAPQYDAATRNLTLTVSGTTTSEAPAIFGDLGLTLMLTEDSVASPQAVYNAATGSTSTVRQYMHNHVLRDVLTAVRGDKLQLQGNAFTATYSTTLPAGVNPARMTAVAMVSRYVDPSGSSTVGLKHMDILNANSISLKDAVTGLAVTRVTPAGPVLYYTLDGRQVTPSEATHGIYIVKQANGQYKKIMR